TTTGCTGGGGAGATCGAGCCGTCCGCCTCCTGAGTCGTCCGTCTGTCGCCGTCCTTCTCGTGAAGCGGTGAACTACACCTCCACGGAGCGACGCGGATGAGCCCATCGGCCACGAGATGTGTCATCGGACCTGGAGCTGGACAAGGACCAGAACGGCACATTCCTGGCCTAAAGGGGGCTCGGCCGTGGACTCGGTCTCCCCGGAAGACGCGCAGCAATGCGTCGGCCGTCCAGTCGCTGTCGCTGCTCTTAGCGACCCGGGTCACCTCCCGAGCCCTGGGGTGGTGTGCACCGCCGACGCGGCCGAGGTAGCGCGAGCTCCTGAAGAGATCGGGAACCTGACCAAGCTCACGCTCACGAAACTGGGGCAGCCTCCGCGTGGATGTCCTGAGGTGACGCAGGCCTGGGGGAGACTGCGCCGCACTCACGCGAGCGTGCTGGGCTTGTTCGAGATACTCCACACCGTCCCGACGCGGCCTGCACGCCACCGAAGCACTCCGGCGGCTGCTTCAGAACTGCCCCGAGCTGGACCGAACCCATGACCTGGTGCGGCAGTTCGCGGCGATGCTCGCCGCCCGCGACGCCGGCCCGCTGCCGGACTGGCTCGAACACCTCGCGGCCTGCCCTCTCCCACCCTGGCCAGCCTGGCCAGAGCCATCGGCGAGGACCGACACGCAGTCGTTGAGGGAATCACCACCCGTTCAACTCCGGCGTCAACGAAGGCCGGATCACCGGCCTGAACTCCAGAAGAGGATCATGGCCGGCCATGCCGGAGTTCCACTCCTGCGTCACCGTGTCGTCCTCATGGCCGGACTCCGACGCCGCTACCCGTGACGGAGTGTCACCGGCGCACGGTGGCACACTCCCACTTCACGAAAATCCTGCCAGGGCCGCGTTCACTTGTCCGCCGACATGCCCGGCCGCTGCCCGCTGCCCGCTGCCCGGCTGCTGCCCGGTGCCCGGTCGGTGCTTGGTGCTTGGTGGTGTGGGTCGTTCTGTCGTCGGGTCGAGGCCGGGTGTCGAGGCTGGGTGTTGGGGTGTTGGTCTGGGTGCTGGTTGGGGTGCTGGTTGGGGCGGGGAGGCTCCCCTGGTCAGGCCGGGGCGAGTTGGCCGGAGAGTTCTGTGCGGAAGACCGGTTTGTCGTTCTGCCATCCGGTGACGGCGACGCGGGCCGTCCCGTCGTCGGCGCCGGGTACAGCCTCGGCGTCGATCCAGCAGGGGGCGTCGTATTCCACGTACCGGTGAAAGACAGTGGTTGCCCCGCAGGCGGCGAAGGCGCGGGGGGACAGCAGGGCGAACGCAGCCTGGCGTGCTGCTTCGATGAGGACCATGCCGGGGACGTGGTCGCCGATGTGGTCGAAGAGGACCGGGTGGCGGGCGTCGGTGCTCAGCAGCCAGCGTTGGGGGCGGTCGGCCTCGGAGAGGACCACATCGCGGGAGAACATCCGGCCCACGAGATGGGGTGCGAGGAGGGGCGGCCGGACGGTGGACGGCGTGGCCGCACTCTGTTCACCGCGCAGCCGACGGTAGGTAGCGGGTGCGATGCAGGTGAAGTGCCCGCTGCCGTGCGCGGTCGGCTGTCCTTCGCGCGTGATCGTGACGTGCATGGCGAACTGCGCGAGACGGTTGCCCTTCCACACCAGATCCGTGCAGTCGGCCTCCAGGTCGAGGTTGCTCGGATAGTCCTTGATCAGGAGGTGGTCGGGATGGGTCGCGTACTGCATGTCGTGGAGCAGGAAGTGATGACTGAGCGGAACGTCCCACTCCGAGTGAGCGAGGAACATCCCGACCTGGCGGATCGTTTCGGCCGCCTGCAGCGGGTCGTGGCGGAGTCCGTCCGTGCTGGTGAAGAACGTGTGGGCGCGGGGCCATTGGCCGGTGAGAGCGAACCGCGTGCCGTCCACCTGGCGGCATCCGGTGAGGAACACCTCGGCCAGGCAGGCGCGGTGTACGTACTCGCGTGGCACGGTGGTGGTGAGTTGGGGGGAAAGGACCCCGGCGGCGGGCCGGGGGGCCGGTATTGCTGCCTCTGTCTGGTGGGCGAGCACAGTCATGGCGTCTCCATGGCGGCTGTTCGAAGGGTGGGGCCGGCAGGGCAGATGGCGCTGGAACCACTAAGATACGTACCCACCGGTTTTGTTCAAGCGGTTCTCGACAACTGTGCGTTCGAATAAACCGCGAGAAACCAGAGCTCTGAACCCGTTTCAGGGCAACTGGGGCACATTTCCGGCCCGGAGAAGCCCGTGCACACCTGGGCGCGCCAGAGGGCGAGTGATAGAATACGGGCTTGCCGGTTTTTTTGGGATGGAGCAAGGGGCTCTGCCCAGCCAGTTCCTGGAGGTGAGTCGCATGGCCCAGCAGGAGCGCGCGGTCAGAACGCGGCAGGCGATTCTCGCGGCTGCCGCCCAGGTCTTCGACGAGGTCGGCTATGAAGCGGCCACCGTGTCAGAGATCCTCACACGGTCGGGGGTGACCAAAGGTGCCCTCTACTTCCACTTCGCGTCCAAGGAGCAGCTCGCGCAAGGCGTCCTCCAGGCGAACGCCCAGGTTGTCCCCCCGGTCCCGTCCCAGCGCCTGAAACTGCAGGAGGCGGTCGACCGAGGCATGCTGCTCGCCTACCAGATGGGCGTCGACCCTCTGCTGCGGGGCAGTGTGCGGCTGGCCCTGGAGAGGTCGGGCAACGACAACCTGGACCGCAAGATCCCCTTCGAGGCGTGGACGCGCGAGAGCGAAGGCCTCCTCGAACAGGCCCGGCTGGCAGGCGAGCTGCAGCCGCACGTGGACACCAAAGAGCTGGCCGGGGTGTTCGTCGGGGCGTTCGCCGGTGTTCAGCTGATGTCCCA
This Streptomyces sp. NBC_01283 DNA region includes the following protein-coding sequences:
- a CDS encoding ScbA/BarX family gamma-butyrolactone biosynthesis protein; translated protein: MTVLAHQTEAAIPAPRPAAGVLSPQLTTTVPREYVHRACLAEVFLTGCRQVDGTRFALTGQWPRAHTFFTSTDGLRHDPLQAAETIRQVGMFLAHSEWDVPLSHHFLLHDMQYATHPDHLLIKDYPSNLDLEADCTDLVWKGNRLAQFAMHVTITREGQPTAHGSGHFTCIAPATYRRLRGEQSAATPSTVRPPLLAPHLVGRMFSRDVVLSEADRPQRWLLSTDARHPVLFDHIGDHVPGMVLIEAARQAAFALLSPRAFAACGATTVFHRYVEYDAPCWIDAEAVPGADDGTARVAVTGWQNDKPVFRTELSGQLAPA
- a CDS encoding ScbR family autoregulator-binding transcription factor; the encoded protein is MAQQERAVRTRQAILAAAAQVFDEVGYEAATVSEILTRSGVTKGALYFHFASKEQLAQGVLQANAQVVPPVPSQRLKLQEAVDRGMLLAYQMGVDPLLRGSVRLALERSGNDNLDRKIPFEAWTRESEGLLEQARLAGELQPHVDTKELAGVFVGAFAGVQLMSQAMTDRQDLCDRIAVLYRVLMAGAAVPSALVQLDVTADRGAKVQALVDQLLRETPEPQREAPDPRGDRPFLVGQG